The Rosa rugosa chromosome 1, drRosRugo1.1, whole genome shotgun sequence genomic sequence TACCCTTTTACGACAGAACGGTCGTCAAGGACCCGGCCGGGCTCGATGAACTCTACTCTGTCCATCACCAAAACAAGGACGGCCGGACCGACAACAGAAGCTTAAGCATTGTCTCCTACCGTAAAGCTTCAGATCAAGAAGACTTGATTCGGGGCACATTCGAGTTCACTCGCGCATTTATCCAATCACTTAGAGGGCATGTCATATCTAAAATGGCTTCTGATTCATCGCTCCACTTGTCAACTTTTTCTCTGGTCTATGCCTACACATGGGTTTGTATGGTGAAGGCCGAAGAAATCAAAGGGGAGAAGACGGTAGTCGTCTTCGGGGTGGACTCCAGGTCCCGGTTGGAACCTCCAATACCTGCAACGTATTTTGGTAACTGCGTAGTGGGTCGTGTAGCAGTTGCGGAAACAAAAGGGCTATTGGGTCAAGATGGACTGGTTGTAGCTGTGAAAGCAATCACAGAAGCTTTAAGAAGCTTGGAGAAAGGGGTTTTGGATGGGGCAGAGAATTGGGTTTCGAAATTTCTCGATGTTTCGCTGTATGATAGGATATATTCGATTGCAGGGTCACATAGGTTTGAGGTTTATGATACCGATTTTGGATGGGGAAGGCCGAAAAGGGTTGAGGTAATCTCCATTGATAAGACGGGAGCCATTTCTCTTTCGGATAGTAAGAATGGTGGTGGAGGTGTTGAGGTTGGCGTGGTTTTGAAGAAACAGTATATGGAGGCTTTCGATGCTCTGTTTGCTAGCCCAGTGCATTAGGATTGAGATTCTCGACCAAGAAAACAAGGATTTTCTCATTCTATTCTTGGTTTTTCATGCTTTCTTGTAATAAGAATTATTATTACTATCGTTTGTTTTTTGAGAATGAACACAACAGAATTATTTTCAAAATGTATGATGCATCATGTGGGCAATTGTCGTGTTTTCTTTATATTAAAGATTTAAGTTTCTTGAAATTAACcttcttttaataaaaaaaatatatatatatatatatatatattctggaGGACGGTGTAACTTTCCACCGCGCGCCTTCTGATATCACTGAGATTTGAACTCAAAACTTCCGTGATGTTAGCTATGTTAACTAACCAACAGACCACGGTTCACTTACAATTTCTTGAAATTATTGAAATTTGAACTTATCAATATTCGAACAATATAAAGCATATTTTTGAAACCAACTATTTGTCATTATTTAAAGATATGTCAATTAACACCAAATATTTTCATTAAAATTTTCGTAATTCTGAATACCAAAATTTTCGTAAATATAGAATACCAAAATTTTTCCCAAAACCAAGACTAGGAAGCGTGCTTTATAACCATATACCTTTGACAAGGGTGGGAGTAGCGTCATAACTAATCCATCCATTCATGCAATATGCCTGCCTTGATTCATGCAATATGCCTGCCTTGATTCATGTATACTTGCGTCTGGAGTTTAAATATATAGCGACATTTGCAATTCTCATACCGAAAAAGTTGTTGTTGCTTCCTACGTTCATGATGCTGCTGCACCTTATGAATCATAGATCTATATGAACAAATTGTGCACTACATTATTTGGAGATCATAATTAAACATATATATCAAGAAAAACAACGCTCGACGTGCATCGAGGAAAAAGCT encodes the following:
- the LOC133745461 gene encoding phenolic glucoside malonyltransferase 2-like — protein: MANLSVKIVEVCRVAPKPGSSENQSLPLTFFDLFWLRFQPVERLYFYQTSSTDSVLSKLKTSLSLTLQHFLPLAGNLTWPQDSLKPVLSYVQGDAVSLTVAESDADFDHLINSISLAAQDFRPLVPQLDVTDERAAAMALQITVYPNRGFSIGTAMHHAILDGRTSTSFVKAWAHICKHEEAQAQALPSSLVPFYDRTVVKDPAGLDELYSVHHQNKDGRTDNRSLSIVSYRKASDQEDLIRGTFEFTRAFIQSLRGHVISKMASDSSLHLSTFSLVYAYTWVCMVKAEEIKGEKTVVVFGVDSRSRLEPPIPATYFGNCVVGRVAVAETKGLLGQDGLVVAVKAITEALRSLEKGVLDGAENWVSKFLDVSLYDRIYSIAGSHRFEVYDTDFGWGRPKRVEVISIDKTGAISLSDSKNGGGGVEVGVVLKKQYMEAFDALFASPVH